A DNA window from Argopecten irradians isolate NY chromosome 10, Ai_NY, whole genome shotgun sequence contains the following coding sequences:
- the LOC138333322 gene encoding chitin synthase chs-2-like: MRPSSDRGSNHGDSSETGTITSRTSERFGIDVNPFQRKDFSICMSVDEFVQRFRDISFSQSVSAVPSVDACERILSDAGINGYAIAQGKVLLRHWHGPVLQEIVADRKQMMASAHVPYGMEDGMVDLDDTTQVSVGNSQRPSFETMIDDRSATSSSFKHENMLTSSTASHSRVAEWMQQQDHVTSDVSIPAPVYSFTPPPLFSKKNSHVRIKMPGKEDTLLDMRLWDRFQMIPRERVSTSDTFRPFLRAFKIFCYVLFFCVVMGSAIVSKLCILLMSSSILKDKKALWESDSPTNTMLVIAICFPYIIWMFSFSAKSLFGSNSWPSFKTVIITLFMELLHSFGLCLMVFHILPRMDMARGLLHFCGICTVPAFLKTITIATDISRPTMKRFTLTFVNGLAFVIQLCNLAASTMFSNPLNEAERNQLQRDVVYDPDTLHSIERPVPKFENRYMWEIPVALFFISISYWENYVESDLSICTFNIPFLQWKRRLNSVRERLYIFVGIWKTGWTLLFAALLLPGFSFNIEFSTSGSTLNKASDIAALSPKVTPEPKTTISLPIGSQQNSIVKRAISDQIGLNGVGAVLNLTDANLKGRTPKFRPRPSPEPTSAAPTETGTPARNESSPTSYNLHLPESVKRNFQHYGPLYLQLLCSAVLSYFGSLACKLCMQVIGFSIPLFMATPITIGIIIVQCYTKFIPSYIYIWLCPEMAGDIRMFHLMWLGVLWVSQIILTSHIWFPRNGRMAKIDRLFVMPIRCGILTDQSLMLRRRTNDRDSALFSPDDDVSTLYDDEEVHRADDVVPQIYACATMWHETRCEMTQLLKSLFRMDIDHSARFLAQKFYGIRDPDYYEFEAHVFFDDAMELSDDDKLIPNSFVAELMDCIDDAISSVHERQMTLAPPVRTPTPYGGRMTWRLPGGTRLVVHLKDKHKIRHKKRWSQVMYMYYLLGYRILAQPENLIHRDVSGSTNTPDKDSDTHRVKLTETQLRRRRQSSHFTRSVIFNYVSDEVHTQAENTFILTLDGDVDFKPDAVRLLVDRLKKNKKVGAACGRIHPVGSGPIMWYQEFEYAIGHWLQKATEHVFGCVLCAPGCFSLFRGSALMDDNVARTYAIRTTEAGQYVQYDQGEDRWLSTLLLQQGYRIDYCAAADALTHAPETFSEFFNQRRRWGPSTLANVIDLLGDWKNTVRLNDNISTPYVLYQFLLLVSTLLGPATVLLMMAGAFSVVFKTSVVESYALSLIPPIAFIVLCIYAKPTTQVTVATIMSACYAIIMTIVLIGTIGTAIDGSLTSPNVVFLLILVIIFFVAALMHPEEFACVIPGALYFICIPTGYLVLTIYYLCNLHIVSWGTRELPMRKSREEIIEEKKASEEKRLKRQRKGILGWLGLDSILNETADMFRQIRQSTLAPKSKTKTDELLEALVIELRQNRNMNGPRINHTYPIRSDVSDTETKERKRESLNETQHLEPESNEPIHDSTNKIPMWMKNEDPENPGWLKDSVCGDGPIKRMDHREMLFWDQLLKRYLHPIVEDKIHQEKVAADLKNLRNNVVFGFFMTSALWIALTMQLQLLQDEFKDTALFIKIPHYNPLKKDLTFEPLGMFFLGLFGAILVFQFIGMLSHRWGTILHVLSITDVSCSKKFTEKYKIQEIIMKTMELQRVINIENEPEPDYDDPIADYEEEDIDDDDEMSSNTYTDTLSSASSTAHPPSYHSQDCQNKKTALRRRNSAIFNKRGFSTGRTLRRAFERRFRNQLKRERSGETHATDESMTNIHRAVEMSESV; this comes from the exons ATGCGACCTAGCTCAGACCGAGGCAGTAACCATGGAGACAGTTCTGAGACCGGAACTATTACATCCAGAACAAGTGAACGATTTGGTATCGATGTCAACCCATTCCAGAGGAAAGATTTTTCTATCTGCATGTCTGTTGATGAGTTCGTTCAAAG GTTCCGGGATATATCATTCAGTCAGAGCGTGTCTGCTGTTCCGTCAGTAGATGCGTGTGAGAGGATTCTCTCTGATGCCGGTATCAATGGTTATGCCATAGCACAAGGGAAG GTGCTGCTACGACACTGGCATGGACCTGTTCTACAGGAGATCGTGGCAGATAGGAAACAGATGATGGCGTCTGCGCATGTCCCATATGGGATGGAAGACGGCATGGTTGACCTTGACGACACCACACAAGTGTCTGTTGGTAACTCACAAAGGCCTTCTTTCGAGACAATGATAGACGACAGGTCGGCTACATCATCCTCTTTTAAACACGAAAATATGCTGACGTCATCCACGGCTTCACATAGCAGAGTAGCTGAATGGATGCAACAACAAGATCACGTGACTTCAGACGTTTCAATCCCCGCACCTGTCTATAGTTTTACTCCACCGCCATTATTTTCAAAG aaaaatagTCATGTACGCATTAAAATGCCTGGGAAGGAAGACACGTTACTTGATAT GCGACTTTGGGACCGATTCCAGATGATTCCAAGAGAACGCGTGTCTACCAGCGACACCTTCCGGCCATTCTTACGAGCGTTTAAGATCTTCTGTTACGTGCTGTTCTTTTGTGTGGTCATGGGTTCAGCTATCGTCAGTAAACTCTGTATCCTACTTATGTCCTCCAGCATCCTGAAG GACAAGAAGGCGTTGTGGGAGTCGGACAGCCCCACTAATACCATGCTTGTCATTGCCATATGTTTCCCTTATATCATCTGGATGTTCAGCTTCTCAGCCAAGTCCTTATTTGGCAGCAATTCTTGGCCTTCCTTCAAAACCGTTATAATT acaTTGTTCATGGAACTTCTTCATTCTTTTGGACTTTGCCTCATGGTTTTCCACATCCTCCCCAGAATGGACATGGCTCGGGGATTGCTTCATTTCTGTGGGATATGTACTGTTCCAGCATTCCTTAAAACTATCACCATAGCAACCGACATATCTAGGCCAACAATGAAGCGCTTTACTTTAACGTTTGTCAATGGTCTTGCCTTCGTTATACAGTTGTGTAATCTCGCGGCTTCCACAATGTTCAGTAACCCTCTAAATGAGGCAGAAAGGAACCAACTTCAGAGGGACGTTGTCTATGATCCGGACACTCTACACTCGATAGAAAGACCAGTGCCGAAGTTTGAAAACCGTTACATGTGGGAAATACCCGTcgctttatttttcatttctataTCATATTGGGAAAATTATGTAGAAAGTGATTTATCCATCTGTACGTTCAATATACCATTCCTGCAATGGAAACGCCGACTGAACTCTGTCCGGGAGAGgctttatatttttgttgggATTTGGAAGACTGGCTGGACATTGCTTTTTGCAGCTCTGTTACTGCCCGGATTTTCTTTCAACATAGAGTTTTCTACATCCGGATCAACTCTGAATAAAGCTAGCGATATTGCAGCCCTTAGTCCAAAAGTAACCCCTGAACCGAAGACAACAATATCCCTTCCGATTGGAAGTCAGCAGAATTCTATCGTTAAACGGGCTATTTCTGATCAGATAGGCCTAAACGGTGTTGGTGCAGTTCTCAATTTAACAGATGCAAATCTGAAAGGTCGAACTCCGAAGTTTCGTCCAAGGCCTTCTCCTGAACCAACATCTGCTGCACCTACTGAAACAGGAACACCAGCAAGAAACGAAAGTAGCCCTACCAGTTACAATCTACATCTGCCTGAATCAGTGAAGAGGAATTTTCAGCATTACGGCCCTTTGTACCTTCAGCTCCTGTGTAGTGCCGTTCTATCCTATTTCGGTAGTCTTGCGTGTAAGCTCTGTATGCAAGTGATAGGATTTTCCATACCATTGTTTATGGCCACACCTATAACAATAGGAATAATCATCGTCCAGTGCTACACCAAGTTTATACCGTCTTATATCTATATTTGGTTGTGTCCGGAAATGGCCGGAGATATCCGAATGTTCCATCTCATGTGGCTCGGCGTTCTCTGGGTGTCACAAATCATTCTGACGTCACATATCTGGTTTCCTCGAAATGGGAGGATGGCAAAGATTGACAG GTTGTTTGTGATGCCCATTCGATGTGGGATCCTCACGGACCAGTCATTGATGTTACGTCGGAGGACCAATGATCGGGATTCCGCGCTTTTCAGTCCCGATGATGACGTTTCAACACTTTATGATGACGAAGAAGTTCACAGGGCTGATGATGTCGTACCGCAGATCTACGCATGCGCAACAATGTGGCATGAGACGAGATGTGAAATGACACAACTCCTTAAATCTCTATTCAG AATGGATATCGACCACAGTGCACGATTTTTAGCTCAGAAGTTTTATGGTATAAGAGATCCAGATTATTATGAATTTGAAG caCACGTGTTTTTCGATGACGCCATGGAACTCTCTGATGACGACAAACTCATACCGAACAGTTTTGTGGCGGAGCTAATGGACTGTATTGATGACGCCATCAG TTCTGTTCACGAGCGTCAGATGACCCTAGCTCCGCCAGTTCGTACTCCGACACCTTATGGCGGTCGGATGACGTGGCGGTTACCAGGAGGAACAAGACTTGTGGTACACCTAAAGGATAAACATAAAATACGTCACAAGAAGCGCTGGTCACAG gtaatgtacatgtactacctACTTGGCTATCGGATCCTGGCCCAACCTGAGAACCTTATTCACCGTGACGTTTCAGGGTCCACAAACACCCCGGATAAAGACTCTGATACCCATCGTGTCAAACTGACGGAAACACAACTCCGGCGGCGGCGTCAGTCGTCACACTTCACGCGCAGCGTCATCTTCAATTATGTCAGCGATGAGGTCCACACACAG GCGGAAAATACATTCATTTTGACCCTGGACGGTGACGTAGATTTCAAACCGGATGCAGTTCGCCTTCTGGTGGACCGactaaagaaaaataagaaagttGGCGCAGCTTGTGGGCGTATACATCCGGTGGGATCAG GCCCGATAATGTGGTACCAGGAGTTTGAGTACGCTATAGGCCATTGGTTACAGAAGGCCACTGAGCACGTGTTCGGGTGTGTACTCTGTGCCCCTGGCTGCTTCAGCTTGTTCCGAGGGTCAGCCTTAATGGACGATAACGTTGCACGGACATACGCCATACGTACGACAGAGGCAGGACAATACGTCCAGTATGATCAAG GTGAGGACCGCTGGCTGAGTACTCTCCTTCTGCAGCAAGGCTATCGTATCGACTATTGCGCTGCTGCCGATGCCTTGACACATGCACCAGAGACATTTTCTGAATTTTTCAACCAAAGACGACGCTGGGGACCGTCAACTTTGGCGAACGTCATCGATCTTCTCGGGGACTGGAAGAACACTGTCAGACTAAATGATAACATCAGCACGCCGTACGTTCTGTATCAGTTCCTACTCCTTGTCTCAACTTTGCTAGGACCCGCCACTGTGCTTTTGATGATGGCTGGAGCGTTCTCGGTGGTCTTCAAAACAAGCGTCGTCGAATCGTATGCTCTGTCTCTGATTCCTCCAATCGCGTTCATTGTATTATGCATATACGCAAAGCCAACTACACAGGTTACAGTTGCAACAATCATGAGCGCATGTTATGCCATCATAATGACCATTGTTTTAATCGGGACGATAGGAACGGCCATCGATGGATCACTGACTAGTCCTAATGTTGTCTTCCTCCTCATTCTCGTCATCATTTTCTTCGTCGCTGCGTTAATGCATCCCGAGGAGTTTGCCTGTGTGATACCTGGTGCATTATACTTTATATGCATACCGACAGGATACTTGGTGCTGACCATTTACTACCTCTGTAACCTTCATATTGTCTCCTGGGGCACAAGGGAACTGCCCATGCGCAAATCTAGAGAAGAGATCATCGAAGAGAAGAAAGCATCGGAGGAAAAACGTCTAAAACGCCAACGAAAAGGAATTTTGGGTTGGTTAGGTTTGGACAGCATTTTGAATGAAACAGCAGACATGTTTCGACAAATACGCCAGTCTACATTAGCACCTAAATCTAAAACTAAAACGGATGAACTTCTAGAAGCTCTGGTAATCGAATTACGACAAAATCGCAATATGAATGGCCCACGCATAAATCACACCTACCCGATACGATCAGACGTTAGTGATACAGAAACCAAAGAACGTAAACGAGAAAGTCTGAATGAAACGCAACACCTGGAACCCGAATCTAACGAACCAATACATGACTCTACAAATAAAATACCAATGTGGATGAAGAACGAGGACCCCGAAAACCCAGGATGGCTGAAGGATAGTGTGTGTGGAGACGGACCGATAAAGAGGATGGATCACCGAGAAATGTTATTCTGGGACCAGCTTCTTAAACGGTATCTTCATCCAATTGTCGAGGACAAGATTCACCAGGAGAAGGTCGCAGCTGACCTAAAGAACCTCCGGAATAATGTTGTGTTCGGATTTTTCATGACAAGCGCATTATGGATTGCCTTAACTATGCAGCTACAACTGCTTCAAGATGAGTTTAAAGACACTGCTCTATTTATCAAAATCCCCCACTACAATCCACTGAAAAAGGATCTAACATTTGAGCCTCTCGGTATGTTCTTTCTTGGATTGTTTGGCGCAATCTTGGTTTTTCAATTCATTGGAATGTTGTCTCATCGTTGGGGAACAATTTTGCATGTACTTTCTATCACTGACGTGTCGTGCAGTAAGAAATTCACAGAAAAATACAAGATACAGGaaataatcatgaaaacaaTGGAACTGCAGAGAGTCATAAACATCGAGAACGAACCGGAACCAGACTACGATGATCCTATTGCAGATTATGAAGAAGAGGATATCGACGATGACGACGAAATGTCATCTAATACATATACGGATACTCTGTCTAGTGCTTCAAGTACGGCTCATCCACCTTCTTATCATTCACAAGACTGTCAGAACAAGAAAACTGCCCTTCGCAGACGAAACAGCGCTATCTTCAACAAACGTGGTTTTTCAACAGGCAGAACCCTTAGAAGGGCTTTCGAACGCCGTTTTCGGAATCAGCTAAAACGCGAAAGAAGCGGAGAAACCCATGCGACAGATGAATCTATGACAAACATCCATAGGGCCGTGGAAATGTCGGAAAGTGTGTGA